A genomic window from Polaribacter gangjinensis includes:
- the infB gene encoding translation initiation factor IF-2: MSVDKTMRLSSVLRELNISLDRAVEYLGKHGHEVEARPTTKISQETYQVLLDGFETDANKKAASKEVGEEKRKEKEAIRLEIEAKLEKKKAEEAKKEEEILRAKADKIEFKTVGKIDIDNLGKKPEVEKEVEKPVKEIVEVPVTKEEVAPIKEEKKPEVVAESKKAEEPKVETPKVESKPVQQVQKDEKPTEITPENAESIVTQYKKLDGPKITGQTIDLKQFERPKKKKPEVKKDAAADPRKKRKRISKPGAAPGTAIGPGANSRPPQDNRNRPNQPNQGGQGNNRQGGFRPRGSQAPIKKEDPSEADIQKQVRETLEKLQGKSSKGKGAKYRRNKRDAHREQSEAELEAKALDSKILKVTEFVTVSEVATMMDVPVTQIISACMSLGMMVTMNQRLDAETLVIVAEEFDHKVEFVGAEVEEAIESVEDNPEDLITRAPIITVMGHVDHGKTSLLDYIRNANVTEGESGGITQHIGAYAVKVGDQKIAFLDTPGHEAFTAMRARGAQVTDLVIIVVAADDDVMPQTKEAISHAQAAGVPIIFAINKIDKPNANPDNVKTQLSAMNLLIEEWGGNIQSQDISAKTGQGIEELLEKVLLEAEVLELKANPNKNASGTVVEAQLDKGRGYVTTILVQAGTLKVGDYILAGKNSGKVKAMFDDKGVKLKSAGPSTPVSVLGLDGAPQAGDKFVVFDDEREAKQIAAKRSQLQREQSVRTQKTLTLAEIGRRIALGDFKELNIILKGDVDGSVEALADSFQKLSTEEIQINILHKGVGAITESDVLLATASDAIIVGFNVRPQGNARAIADKEEVDIRTYSIIYDAINDLKDAMEGMLSPEMKEEVTGNVEIREVYKISKVGNIAGCMVMSGKIFRDSQIRIIRDGIVVHDGSLASLKRFKDDVKEVAKGYDCGLQIKNYNDIQEGDLIEAYKEFAVKKKL; the protein is encoded by the coding sequence ATGTCTGTAGACAAAACAATGAGACTTAGTAGTGTGTTAAGAGAATTAAATATTTCTCTTGACAGAGCTGTGGAATATTTAGGAAAGCATGGTCATGAAGTAGAAGCAAGACCAACTACTAAAATTTCTCAAGAAACCTATCAAGTCCTTCTTGATGGCTTTGAAACAGATGCTAATAAAAAAGCAGCATCTAAAGAAGTTGGAGAGGAAAAAAGAAAAGAAAAAGAAGCAATTCGTCTTGAAATTGAGGCCAAGCTTGAAAAGAAAAAAGCAGAAGAGGCTAAAAAAGAGGAAGAAATTTTAAGAGCGAAAGCAGATAAAATTGAGTTTAAGACTGTTGGGAAAATCGACATAGATAACTTAGGAAAAAAGCCCGAAGTTGAGAAAGAAGTTGAAAAACCAGTAAAAGAAATAGTTGAAGTTCCAGTTACTAAAGAAGAAGTAGCTCCAATAAAAGAAGAGAAAAAACCTGAAGTTGTAGCTGAATCTAAAAAAGCTGAAGAACCTAAAGTTGAAACTCCAAAAGTAGAAAGTAAACCAGTTCAGCAAGTTCAAAAAGACGAAAAGCCAACTGAGATTACTCCAGAAAATGCAGAGTCGATTGTTACTCAATACAAAAAATTGGATGGGCCAAAAATAACTGGACAAACCATTGATTTGAAACAGTTTGAAAGACCTAAAAAGAAAAAACCAGAAGTTAAAAAAGACGCTGCTGCAGACCCAAGAAAAAAACGTAAGCGTATTAGCAAACCAGGTGCTGCGCCAGGAACTGCTATAGGACCTGGAGCTAATTCAAGACCACCTCAAGACAATAGAAACAGACCAAATCAACCAAATCAAGGTGGACAAGGCAATAACAGACAAGGAGGTTTTAGACCTAGAGGAAGTCAAGCTCCTATCAAAAAAGAAGACCCATCTGAGGCTGACATCCAAAAACAAGTAAGAGAAACTTTAGAGAAACTTCAAGGAAAATCATCTAAAGGAAAAGGAGCAAAATACAGAAGAAATAAAAGAGATGCTCACAGAGAACAATCTGAGGCAGAATTAGAAGCAAAAGCATTAGATAGCAAAATTCTAAAAGTTACTGAATTTGTAACAGTTAGCGAGGTTGCAACCATGATGGATGTTCCTGTAACACAAATCATCTCTGCATGTATGTCTTTAGGAATGATGGTAACCATGAATCAGCGTTTAGATGCTGAAACATTGGTTATTGTTGCAGAAGAATTTGATCACAAAGTAGAGTTTGTGGGTGCTGAAGTTGAAGAAGCTATTGAATCGGTTGAAGATAATCCAGAAGATTTAATTACTCGTGCGCCAATCATTACTGTAATGGGTCACGTAGATCATGGAAAAACTTCATTGTTAGATTACATCAGAAATGCAAATGTTACCGAAGGTGAAAGTGGAGGAATTACGCAACATATTGGTGCATATGCGGTAAAAGTAGGAGACCAAAAAATTGCATTTTTAGATACACCTGGTCACGAAGCATTTACAGCAATGCGTGCTCGTGGAGCGCAAGTTACAGACTTAGTAATTATTGTGGTTGCTGCAGACGATGATGTAATGCCGCAAACCAAAGAAGCAATTTCCCATGCTCAAGCAGCTGGAGTTCCTATAATTTTTGCCATCAATAAGATTGATAAACCGAATGCCAACCCAGATAATGTAAAAACGCAATTATCTGCTATGAATTTACTTATCGAAGAATGGGGAGGAAATATTCAATCTCAAGATATTTCAGCAAAAACAGGTCAAGGAATTGAAGAATTATTAGAAAAAGTTTTGCTAGAAGCTGAGGTTTTAGAATTGAAAGCAAATCCTAATAAAAATGCATCTGGTACTGTTGTTGAAGCTCAGTTAGATAAAGGTAGAGGATATGTAACAACCATTTTAGTTCAAGCAGGAACTTTAAAAGTGGGAGATTATATTTTAGCCGGAAAAAATAGTGGTAAGGTTAAAGCCATGTTTGATGATAAAGGTGTAAAATTAAAATCAGCAGGACCTTCAACTCCAGTTTCCGTTTTAGGATTGGATGGAGCACCACAAGCAGGAGATAAGTTTGTTGTATTTGATGATGAACGTGAAGCAAAACAAATTGCTGCAAAAAGATCACAATTGCAAAGAGAACAATCTGTAAGAACTCAAAAAACATTGACACTTGCAGAGATTGGAAGAAGAATTGCTTTAGGAGATTTCAAAGAATTAAACATCATTTTAAAAGGAGATGTGGATGGTTCAGTAGAAGCATTAGCAGATTCGTTCCAAAAACTATCAACCGAAGAAATTCAAATCAATATATTACATAAAGGAGTTGGAGCTATTACGGAAAGTGATGTATTATTAGCAACAGCATCTGATGCAATTATTGTAGGATTTAATGTTCGTCCTCAAGGAAATGCAAGAGCGATTGCTGATAAAGAAGAAGTGGATATCAGAACATATTCTATCATTTACGATGCTATCAACGACTTAAAAGATGCTATGGAAGGAATGCTTTCTCCAGAAATGAAAGAGGAAGTTACTGGAAATGTGGAGATTAGAGAAGTTTATAAAATATCTAAAGTTGGAAACATTGCAGGATGTATGGTAATGTCTGGAAAAATATTTAGAGACTCTCAAATCCGAATTATCAGAGACGGAATTGTTGTTCATGATGGTTCTTTAGCATCATTGAAACGTTTCAAAGACGATGTGAAAGAGGTTGCAAAAGGATATGATTGTGGATTGCAAATTAAAAATTACAACGATATCCAAGAGGGTGATTTAATTGAAGCGTATAAAGAATTTGCTGTTAAAAAGAAATTATAG
- a CDS encoding DUF3341 domain-containing protein, with amino-acid sequence MGSSKVIHAFYNDDEVLLDAVKTVKAAHHHIEEVFCPFPVHGLDKAMGLAPTRIAIAAFMYGITGLSVAIWMTNYMMIQDWPQDIGGKPSFSWFENMPAFVPIIFELTVFFAAHLMVITFYMRSKIWPFRKAENPDPRTTDDHFLMEIPVHNNEEELTALLAKTGAVEINVVEKH; translated from the coding sequence ATGGGTTCATCAAAAGTTATTCACGCATTTTATAATGATGACGAAGTTTTGCTTGATGCAGTGAAAACTGTAAAAGCAGCTCATCATCATATTGAAGAAGTATTTTGTCCTTTTCCAGTGCATGGTTTAGATAAAGCTATGGGATTAGCTCCAACAAGAATCGCAATTGCTGCTTTCATGTATGGAATTACAGGTTTATCTGTAGCTATTTGGATGACAAATTATATGATGATTCAAGATTGGCCACAAGATATTGGTGGAAAACCAAGTTTTTCATGGTTTGAAAATATGCCAGCTTTTGTGCCTATCATATTCGAGTTAACAGTGTTCTTTGCAGCGCATTTAATGGTAATTACGTTTTATATGAGAAGTAAAATTTGGCCATTTAGAAAAGCAGAAAATCCTGATCCAAGAACAACAGACGATCATTTTTTGATGGAAATTCCTGTTCATAATAATGAAGAAGAATTAACAGCTTTGTTGGCAAAAACAGGCGCTGTAGAAATTAATGTAGTAGAAAAGCACTAA
- a CDS encoding SPOR domain-containing protein produces the protein MKYSYSYWFFGFFLILGIESISAQNSTNMSPQIKTLIAKKRAFNKDVGFGYRVQIFYGDESNAKNAQAKFASSYPDVYTKLTYDQPYWKVQVGNYKTKLEADKALLNFSEKFSGLIVISLLR, from the coding sequence ATGAAATATTCTTACTCTTATTGGTTTTTTGGATTTTTTTTAATACTTGGTATAGAAAGTATTAGTGCTCAAAACAGCACCAATATGAGTCCACAGATTAAAACGTTGATTGCTAAAAAAAGAGCTTTTAATAAAGATGTTGGCTTTGGATATCGTGTTCAAATTTTTTATGGTGATGAATCGAATGCAAAAAATGCACAAGCTAAGTTTGCTTCTTCCTATCCTGATGTATATACAAAACTGACATATGATCAGCCGTATTGGAAAGTTCAAGTTGGAAATTACAAGACAAAATTAGAGGCTGATAAAGCATTGCTAAATTTTTCAGAAAAGTTTTCTGGATTGATTGTTATTTCTCTTTTAAGGTAA
- the nrfD gene encoding NrfD/PsrC family molybdoenzyme membrane anchor subunit: protein MSHYEAPIREPLILGDKSYHDITEDIAKPIEGKANKNWYMAFYISLAAMLWGFGCIFYTVGTGIGVWGLSKNIGWAWDITNFVWWVGIGHAGTLISAVLLLFRQKWRMAINRSAEAMTIFAVFQAGLFPIIHMGRPWNAFWVLPIPNQFGSLWVNFNSPLLWDVFAISTYLSVSLVFWWTGLLPDFAMIRDRAVKPFQKKIYSLLSFGWSGRAKDWQRFEEVSLVLAGLATPLVLSVHTIVSMDFATSINPGWHSTIFPPYFVAGAIFSGFAMVQTLLGIMRKVTNMEEYITRLHVEYMNIVIILTGGIVAVAYATEFFIAWYTGSPYEYYTYLSVGAATGPYAWAFYSLLIFNIAIPQLLWFKKIRRSFIASFIISIAINIGMWFERFDIIAIVLSKGHLPSTWWRFEPTFVDVGIFIGTIGFFFVLFLLYARTFPVIAQAEVKTILKSSGEFYKKRSEQGIPTKPAIVVLGSEKKSDKSDKKDTE from the coding sequence ATGTCTCATTACGAAGCACCCATCAGGGAACCGTTAATACTAGGTGATAAATCTTATCACGATATTACCGAAGACATTGCTAAACCTATTGAAGGTAAAGCAAATAAGAATTGGTACATGGCATTTTACATTTCTTTAGCAGCAATGCTTTGGGGATTTGGATGTATCTTTTACACAGTTGGAACAGGTATTGGAGTTTGGGGTCTAAGCAAAAACATTGGTTGGGCTTGGGATATCACCAATTTTGTTTGGTGGGTAGGTATAGGTCACGCAGGGACTTTGATTTCTGCTGTACTTTTATTATTCCGTCAAAAATGGAGAATGGCCATCAACCGTTCTGCAGAAGCCATGACAATTTTTGCCGTTTTTCAAGCAGGATTGTTTCCAATCATTCACATGGGTCGTCCTTGGAATGCATTTTGGGTATTGCCAATTCCAAACCAATTTGGATCATTGTGGGTAAACTTTAACTCACCATTATTGTGGGACGTATTTGCAATTTCTACTTATTTATCTGTATCCTTAGTTTTCTGGTGGACAGGTTTATTACCAGATTTTGCAATGATTCGTGATAGAGCTGTAAAACCTTTCCAAAAGAAAATCTATTCATTATTGAGTTTTGGTTGGTCAGGAAGAGCAAAAGATTGGCAACGTTTTGAAGAAGTGTCTTTGGTTTTAGCAGGTTTGGCAACACCATTAGTACTTTCTGTACATACAATCGTATCTATGGACTTTGCTACGTCTATCAACCCAGGTTGGCACTCAACTATTTTCCCTCCTTATTTCGTTGCTGGAGCAATTTTCTCAGGGTTTGCAATGGTACAAACATTATTGGGAATCATGCGTAAAGTAACCAATATGGAAGAGTATATTACAAGACTTCACGTGGAATACATGAATATTGTAATCATCCTTACAGGTGGAATTGTTGCTGTAGCTTATGCAACAGAGTTTTTCATTGCTTGGTACACAGGCTCACCTTATGAATACTACACATACTTATCAGTAGGTGCTGCAACAGGTCCTTATGCTTGGGCATTTTATTCATTGTTGATTTTTAACATTGCAATTCCTCAGTTATTATGGTTCAAAAAGATTAGAAGAAGTTTCATAGCATCATTCATTATCTCAATTGCAATCAATATTGGGATGTGGTTTGAGCGTTTTGACATCATCGCAATTGTATTAAGTAAAGGTCATTTACCATCAACTTGGTGGCGTTTTGAGCCAACGTTTGTAGATGTTGGTATCTTTATTGGTACTATTGGATTCTTCTTTGTATTGTTCTTATTATATGCAAGAACTTTCCCAGTAATCGCTCAAGCAGAAGTAAAAACAATTTTGAAATCATCAGGAGAGTTTTACAAAAAAAGAAGTGAGCAAGGAATTCCTACAAAACCAGCAATTGTTGTGTTAGGAAGTGAGAAAAAAAGTGATAAATCAGATAAAAAAGATACAGAATAA
- a CDS encoding cytochrome c3 family protein, which translates to MKSVALHSKRTLILLKSFTIILFFAFSLSSYSQEVDEARQQEGKKLFKSLCASCHKLDKKLVGPALGGVEARREREWLIKWIRNNAELRASGDRDAIAIFEEYNGSAMSAFPQLTDQNIDDILYYTTVGDPKPKVDPAAAEVVATGGGGSTAPGWLIYILAAAIVVAFLMIASLLKQVAELKGNKTPEIKSDLKRDLQELWEGVKQNTFLKVVTTIFLLLMGAYVGFGTLFKVGVDQGYSPLQPIAFSHKIHAGDNKIDCQYCHSSAKHSKHSGIPSVNVCMNCHKNIAEVAEGTVVEWDGVTYGKAELDKEIAKIYTAAGWDPEALEYTGETKPIKWIRIHNLPDFAYFNHSQHVTVGGLECQTCHGPVEEMDEMYQFSPLTMGWCINCHRETKVDLKGTEYYDKIHKELAKKYNVGQVTVAQLGGLECGKCHY; encoded by the coding sequence ATGAAAAGTGTAGCATTACACAGTAAACGAACCCTAATTCTTCTAAAGAGTTTTACAATTATCCTGTTTTTTGCATTTAGTCTTTCTTCTTATTCACAAGAAGTAGATGAAGCACGTCAACAAGAAGGTAAAAAATTGTTCAAATCTTTGTGTGCATCTTGCCACAAATTAGACAAAAAGTTGGTTGGGCCTGCTCTTGGAGGTGTTGAGGCAAGAAGAGAGCGTGAGTGGTTAATTAAATGGATTAGAAATAATGCCGAATTAAGAGCTTCAGGTGATAGAGATGCTATCGCTATTTTCGAAGAATATAATGGTTCCGCAATGTCTGCTTTTCCTCAATTGACAGACCAAAATATTGATGATATTTTATACTACACTACTGTTGGTGATCCAAAACCAAAAGTTGATCCTGCTGCTGCTGAAGTTGTTGCAACTGGTGGAGGTGGTTCAACTGCGCCAGGATGGCTAATTTACATTTTAGCTGCTGCTATTGTAGTAGCATTTTTAATGATTGCAAGCTTGTTAAAACAAGTTGCCGAGTTGAAAGGAAATAAAACTCCTGAAATTAAATCAGACTTAAAAAGAGATTTGCAAGAACTTTGGGAAGGAGTTAAACAAAACACTTTCTTAAAAGTTGTTACAACAATATTTTTATTATTAATGGGAGCTTATGTAGGTTTTGGAACGCTTTTTAAAGTAGGTGTTGATCAAGGATATTCTCCTTTACAGCCAATTGCCTTCTCGCACAAAATTCATGCTGGAGATAATAAAATAGATTGTCAATATTGTCATTCATCAGCAAAGCACAGTAAGCATTCAGGGATTCCGTCCGTAAATGTGTGTATGAACTGTCATAAAAACATTGCTGAGGTTGCTGAAGGAACTGTTGTAGAATGGGATGGAGTAACGTATGGAAAAGCAGAACTTGACAAAGAAATTGCAAAAATCTACACTGCTGCTGGTTGGGATCCAGAAGCGCTAGAATATACAGGAGAAACTAAACCAATCAAGTGGATTCGTATTCATAACTTACCTGATTTTGCGTATTTCAATCACTCACAACACGTAACAGTGGGAGGATTAGAATGCCAAACTTGTCATGGTCCTGTAGAAGAAATGGACGAAATGTATCAATTTTCTCCTTTAACTATGGGATGGTGTATCAATTGTCACAGAGAAACAAAAGTTGATTTAAAGGGTACAGAATACTATGACAAAATACACAAAGAATTAGCTAAAAAATACAATGTTGGGCAAGTTACAGTTGCGCAATTGGGAGGTTTAGAGTGTGGTAAATGTCATTATTAA
- a CDS encoding c-type cytochrome, with product MKNLKILIALVVFVSFISCNNKRTPQVQYMPDMYESIPYDTDAEKGLNNKPVNRPPVAGTIPRGGFPAYDIPDTPEGYERARVEVTNPIEASEKNLEKGKQLYTIYCTSCHGEKGDGNGALVQNGKFEGIPNYKDRDINAGTIYHVIMHGKNLMGSHSSQLTYTERWQIIHYVEQLRADLLK from the coding sequence ATGAAAAATTTAAAAATACTTATCGCTTTAGTTGTTTTTGTAAGTTTTATTTCTTGCAATAACAAAAGAACGCCTCAGGTTCAATACATGCCAGACATGTATGAGTCTATTCCTTATGACACTGATGCTGAAAAAGGATTGAATAACAAACCAGTGAATAGACCACCAGTTGCTGGAACTATTCCAAGAGGAGGTTTTCCAGCATACGATATTCCTGATACTCCAGAAGGTTATGAGAGAGCAAGAGTAGAAGTAACAAATCCTATTGAAGCTTCTGAGAAAAACTTAGAAAAAGGAAAACAGTTGTATACAATTTATTGTACTTCTTGTCATGGTGAAAAAGGAGATGGAAATGGTGCTTTAGTACAAAATGGTAAGTTCGAAGGAATTCCAAATTATAAAGACAGAGATATCAATGCAGGAACTATTTATCATGTAATTATGCATGGTAAAAATTTAATGGGTTCTCATTCATCTCAATTAACTTATACAGAACGTTGGCAGATTATCCATTATGTGGAACAGTTGCGTGCTGATTTATTAAAATAA
- a CDS encoding TAT-variant-translocated molybdopterin oxidoreductase, whose amino-acid sequence MASDKKYWKSVEELTNSSFVETLSKNEFVQEIPTDTFLGDKETLANSSTSRRDFLKYVGFTTAAATLAACEGPVKKSIPYVVKPNDIIAGVADWYATSMADGYDFANILVKTREGRPIQIMPNKDANGTTSARVQAAVLSLYDEKLRLKNPTKAGEKISWADADKEIGAVLNKLKDANTPVVLLTGTLASPSTERIIQEFIVAYPNVTHVIYDAVSESAAADAMLAMYGKRALPKYHLDKAATIVSFGADFLGDFHGGFEKQYVAGRKPETGSMSYHVQFESNMSLTGANADKRIVTKPSDQLFALINLFNAITGSNVPSKATPVDAQVKQMASELKKAGSKGVVMTGINDKNAQLVALAINKALNSEIVDVNNTLNIRQGNEADVNQLIKDMNAGKIGGLLSYNVNPMYSLPNATEFANGLKKVSLTVALSTENNETVNASNYVLPTSHFLESWGDTQFDEVTYGLMQPTIQPLFSTRQLQDTLLGWSGNTTKYYDYLKAFASTTILNGSSWNTALHNGFFTREITTATIASEISVTAAAMQLSNTAKKASGFELQLYTKTGLGDGKQANNPWLQEFPDPITRVSWDNYLTMSIADAKQLGFTNPVKDNGAIDGDYAKVSVNGKEVIVPVMIQPGQAKGSVGLSLGFGRTFGLKEEMQVGVNAYPLYVNANNIQFGVTIEKVSGTHQFACTQVQKTIAGRHDILKVASLKEYKTVDPKDHHHGWNKPSYVSYDHKEVEANTIDLWDEHNRELGHHFNLSIDLTSCTGCGACVVACHAENNVPVVGKREVRVGRDMHWLRIDRYYSSEVESREDAKELGLSRAKMYEGLETEAENPEVTFQPMMCQHCNHAPCETVCPVAATTHGRQGQNQMTYNRCVGTRYCANNCPYRVRRFNWFNYANNNEFDFNMNNEYGKMVLNPDVVVRSRGVMEKCSMCIQMTQATILKAKKEGRAVNTDEFETACSSACTTGALVFGDVNNKQDKVTALAKDKRAYNVLDYLQTKPNVIYQVKIKNTNEA is encoded by the coding sequence ATGGCTTCAGACAAAAAATACTGGAAAAGTGTTGAAGAACTTACAAATAGTTCTTTTGTTGAGACGTTAAGTAAAAATGAATTCGTTCAGGAAATTCCTACGGATACATTTTTAGGAGATAAAGAAACATTGGCAAATTCATCAACTTCAAGAAGAGATTTCTTGAAATATGTTGGTTTTACTACTGCAGCTGCAACATTGGCTGCTTGTGAAGGGCCTGTAAAAAAATCAATTCCTTATGTTGTAAAACCAAATGATATCATAGCTGGTGTTGCAGATTGGTATGCAACTTCTATGGCTGATGGATATGATTTTGCTAATATTTTGGTAAAAACTCGCGAAGGTCGTCCAATCCAAATCATGCCAAATAAAGATGCAAACGGAACAACAAGTGCTAGAGTTCAAGCAGCTGTTTTGTCTTTATATGACGAAAAACTTCGTTTAAAAAATCCTACAAAAGCAGGAGAAAAAATTTCTTGGGCAGATGCTGATAAAGAAATAGGTGCTGTTTTAAATAAATTAAAAGACGCAAATACGCCTGTTGTTTTATTAACAGGAACTTTGGCAAGTCCTTCAACTGAAAGAATTATTCAAGAGTTTATAGTTGCTTATCCAAATGTTACACATGTTATTTATGATGCAGTTTCTGAATCTGCAGCTGCTGATGCCATGTTAGCAATGTATGGAAAGCGTGCATTACCAAAATATCATTTAGACAAAGCAGCAACAATTGTTTCATTTGGTGCTGACTTTTTAGGTGATTTCCATGGAGGTTTTGAAAAACAATATGTTGCAGGTAGAAAACCTGAAACAGGCTCAATGTCTTATCACGTGCAGTTTGAAAGCAACATGTCTTTGACAGGTGCAAATGCTGATAAAAGAATTGTTACAAAACCATCAGACCAATTATTTGCATTGATAAATTTATTCAATGCTATAACAGGTTCTAATGTTCCATCGAAAGCAACTCCAGTTGATGCACAAGTGAAACAAATGGCATCTGAATTGAAAAAAGCAGGTTCTAAAGGTGTTGTAATGACAGGCATCAATGATAAAAACGCACAATTAGTTGCGTTGGCAATCAATAAAGCTTTGAATAGCGAAATTGTTGATGTAAACAATACATTAAACATTCGTCAAGGAAATGAAGCTGATGTAAATCAGTTGATAAAAGACATGAATGCTGGAAAAATAGGAGGCTTACTTTCTTATAATGTAAATCCAATGTATTCATTACCAAATGCTACAGAGTTTGCAAACGGATTGAAAAAAGTTTCGTTAACAGTTGCATTATCAACTGAAAATAATGAAACAGTAAATGCATCAAATTATGTGTTGCCAACTTCACATTTCTTAGAATCTTGGGGAGATACTCAGTTTGATGAAGTGACGTACGGTTTAATGCAACCAACAATTCAGCCATTATTTAGCACACGTCAATTACAAGATACGTTGTTAGGTTGGTCTGGAAATACTACAAAATATTATGACTATTTAAAAGCATTTGCTTCAACAACTATTTTAAATGGTAGTTCTTGGAATACTGCTTTACACAATGGTTTCTTTACAAGAGAAATTACAACTGCTACAATTGCCTCTGAAATTTCGGTTACAGCAGCAGCAATGCAGTTATCAAATACAGCAAAAAAAGCATCAGGGTTTGAGTTGCAATTGTACACAAAAACTGGTTTAGGTGATGGAAAACAAGCAAACAATCCTTGGTTGCAAGAGTTCCCTGATCCAATTACAAGAGTTTCTTGGGATAATTACTTAACCATGTCAATTGCAGATGCTAAACAGTTAGGTTTTACAAATCCTGTAAAAGACAATGGCGCAATCGATGGTGATTATGCAAAAGTTTCTGTGAATGGAAAAGAAGTAATTGTACCAGTCATGATTCAACCAGGACAAGCAAAAGGTTCTGTTGGTTTGTCATTAGGATTTGGACGTACTTTTGGTTTGAAAGAAGAAATGCAAGTGGGTGTAAATGCATATCCTTTGTATGTAAATGCTAACAACATTCAATTTGGGGTTACCATCGAAAAAGTATCAGGAACACACCAATTTGCTTGTACTCAAGTACAAAAAACAATTGCTGGCCGTCATGACATTTTAAAAGTAGCTTCTTTAAAAGAGTATAAAACAGTTGATCCAAAAGATCATCACCATGGATGGAATAAACCATCATATGTATCATATGACCACAAAGAAGTAGAAGCAAATACTATTGATTTATGGGATGAGCACAACAGAGAATTGGGTCATCATTTTAATTTATCAATTGATTTAACTTCTTGTACAGGTTGTGGAGCATGTGTGGTTGCATGTCATGCAGAAAACAACGTTCCAGTAGTTGGAAAAAGAGAAGTAAGAGTTGGTAGAGATATGCACTGGTTGCGTATTGATAGATACTATTCATCTGAAGTTGAAAGCAGAGAAGATGCAAAAGAACTTGGATTAAGTAGAGCTAAAATGTACGAAGGATTAGAAACTGAGGCTGAAAATCCTGAAGTTACTTTCCAGCCAATGATGTGTCAACATTGTAATCATGCTCCTTGTGAAACTGTTTGTCCTGTTGCTGCAACAACTCACGGACGTCAAGGACAAAACCAAATGACTTACAACAGATGTGTTGGAACAAGATATTGTGCAAACAACTGTCCTTATAGAGTTCGTCGTTTCAACTGGTTCAATTATGCAAATAATAACGAGTTTGATTTCAACATGAACAATGAATATGGAAAAATGGTATTGAATCCAGATGTGGTTGTACGTTCAAGAGGGGTTATGGAAAAATGCTCAATGTGTATCCAAATGACTCAAGCTACTATTTTAAAAGCTAAAAAAGAAGGACGTGCAGTAAACACAGATGAGTTTGAAACTGCTTGTTCATCAGCTTGTACAACAGGGGCTTTGGTTTTTGGAGATGTGAACAACAAACAAGATAAAGTAACTGCTTTAGCAAAAGATAAAAGAGCATACAACGTGTTAGATTACTTGCAAACGAAACCAAACGTAATCTATCAAGTGAAAATTAAAAATACAAACGAAGCGTAA